Proteins encoded in a region of the Pseudomonas denitrificans (nom. rej.) genome:
- the pssA gene encoding CDP-diacylglycerol--serine O-phosphatidyltransferase, which translates to MSEGHEEPNKASDTEESLLPIDEHIEEGHDAEGRKVRHRGIYLLPNLFTTAALFTGLYAIINAMNGDFSNAAIAIFVAMVLDGLDGRVARLTNTQSAFGAEYDSLSDMVAFGVAPALVAFEWALSSLGKVGWMVAFIYVAGAALRLARFNTQVGKADKRYFIGLASPAAAALVAGTVWAFADFDVQGAKVSLLVALMVAAAGMLMVSNIKYYSFKDLDLRGRVPFMAILVVVLAFAVVFTDPPRILLLLFLAYATSGPVQYLLQLRRRKQPPAV; encoded by the coding sequence ATGAGTGAAGGTCACGAGGAGCCGAACAAGGCTTCCGACACCGAAGAAAGTCTGCTGCCCATCGATGAACACATCGAAGAGGGGCATGACGCCGAAGGTCGCAAGGTTCGTCATCGCGGCATCTACCTGCTGCCCAACCTGTTCACCACCGCGGCACTGTTCACCGGCCTCTACGCCATCATCAATGCCATGAACGGCGACTTCTCCAATGCCGCCATCGCCATCTTCGTCGCCATGGTCCTTGACGGCCTCGACGGTCGCGTGGCCCGCCTGACCAATACCCAGAGTGCCTTCGGCGCCGAGTACGACTCGCTGTCCGACATGGTCGCCTTTGGTGTCGCGCCGGCACTGGTCGCTTTCGAGTGGGCGCTGAGCAGCCTGGGCAAGGTCGGCTGGATGGTTGCCTTCATCTATGTCGCGGGTGCGGCGCTGCGCCTGGCACGCTTCAACACTCAGGTGGGCAAGGCCGACAAGCGCTACTTCATCGGTCTGGCCAGCCCGGCTGCCGCGGCGCTGGTTGCCGGTACGGTGTGGGCGTTCGCCGACTTCGACGTGCAGGGTGCCAAGGTTTCCCTGCTGGTTGCCCTGATGGTCGCTGCCGCCGGCATGCTGATGGTCAGCAACATCAAGTACTACAGCTTCAAGGACCTCGACCTGCGTGGTCGCGTGCCGTTCATGGCGATCCTGGTGGTGGTGCTGGCATTCGCCGTGGTCTTCACCGACCCGCCGCGCATCCTGCTCCTGCTGTTCCTTGCATACGCCACCTCCGGCCCGGTGCAATACTTGTTGCAATTGCGCCGTCGCAAGCAGCCGCCTGCCGTGTAA
- the ilvC gene encoding ketol-acid reductoisomerase — MRVFYDKDCDLSIVQGKKVAIIGYGSQGHAHACNLKDSGVDVTVGLRAGSSSVAKAQNHGLKVAEVAEAVAAADLVMILTPDEFQGRLYKDEIEPNLKKGATLAFAHGFSIHYNQVVPRADLDVIMIAPKAPGHTVRSEFVKGGGIPDLIAIYQDASGNAKNVALSYACGVGGGRTGIIETTFKDETETDLFGEQAVLCGGCVELVKAGFETLVEAGYAPEMAYFECLHELKLIVDLMYEGGIANMNYSISNNAEYGEYVTGPEVINAESRQAMRNALKRIQDGEYAKMFISEGATNYPSMTAKRRNNAAHGIEVIGEQLRAMMPWIAANKIVDKTKN, encoded by the coding sequence ATGCGCGTTTTCTACGATAAAGACTGTGACCTCTCCATCGTTCAGGGCAAGAAAGTTGCCATCATCGGTTACGGATCCCAAGGCCACGCCCACGCCTGCAACCTGAAAGACTCCGGCGTCGACGTCACCGTCGGCCTGCGTGCGGGTTCTTCCTCCGTTGCCAAGGCCCAGAACCATGGCCTGAAAGTCGCCGAAGTGGCCGAAGCCGTTGCCGCTGCCGACCTGGTCATGATCCTGACTCCGGACGAGTTCCAGGGCCGCCTGTACAAGGACGAGATCGAGCCGAACCTGAAGAAGGGCGCCACCCTGGCCTTCGCTCACGGCTTCTCCATCCACTACAACCAGGTCGTACCGCGCGCTGACCTCGACGTGATCATGATCGCGCCGAAAGCCCCGGGCCACACCGTGCGCTCCGAGTTCGTCAAGGGCGGCGGCATCCCTGACCTGATCGCCATCTACCAGGACGCTTCGGGCAATGCCAAGAACGTCGCTCTGTCCTACGCCTGCGGCGTCGGCGGCGGCCGTACCGGCATCATCGAAACCACCTTCAAGGACGAGACCGAAACCGACCTGTTCGGCGAGCAGGCTGTTCTGTGCGGCGGCTGCGTCGAGCTGGTGAAAGCCGGTTTCGAAACCCTGGTCGAAGCTGGTTACGCTCCGGAAATGGCCTACTTCGAGTGCCTGCACGAACTGAAGCTGATCGTTGACCTCATGTACGAAGGCGGCATCGCCAACATGAACTACTCGATCTCGAACAACGCCGAATACGGCGAGTACGTGACCGGTCCGGAAGTCATCAACGCCGAATCCCGCCAGGCCATGCGCAACGCTCTGAAGCGCATCCAGGACGGCGAATACGCCAAGATGTTCATCTCCGAAGGCGCCACCAACTACCCGTCGATGACCGCCAAGCGCCGTAACAACGCCGCTCACGGCATCGAAGTCATCGGCGAGCAGCTGCGCGCCATGATGCCGTGGATCGCTGCCAACAAGATCGTCGACAAGACCAAGAACTAA
- the ilvN gene encoding acetolactate synthase small subunit: MRHIISLLLENEPGALSRVVGLFSQRNYNIESLTVAPTEDPTLSRLTLTTAGQDEVIEQITKNLNKLIEVVKLVNLSESAHIERELMLVKVKATGAQRAEVKRTTDIFRGQIVDVTSSVYTVQLAGTSDKLDSFIQAVGTASILEVVRSGVTGIARGDKTLSI, translated from the coding sequence ATGCGACACATCATTTCCCTGCTGCTGGAAAACGAACCCGGCGCGCTGTCCCGCGTGGTCGGCCTGTTCTCCCAGCGCAACTACAACATCGAAAGCCTGACCGTCGCCCCCACCGAGGACCCGACGCTGTCGCGCCTGACCCTGACCACCGCCGGTCAGGATGAGGTCATCGAGCAGATCACCAAGAACCTCAACAAGCTCATCGAGGTGGTAAAACTGGTGAACCTCTCGGAGAGCGCGCACATCGAGCGCGAGCTGATGCTGGTGAAAGTGAAGGCCACCGGCGCCCAGCGCGCCGAGGTCAAGCGCACCACCGACATCTTCCGCGGCCAGATCGTCGACGTCACCAGCAGCGTCTACACCGTGCAGCTGGCCGGTACCAGCGACAAGCTGGACAGCTTCATCCAGGCCGTCGGCACCGCGTCGATCCTCGAAGTTGTCCGCAGTGGCGTCACCGGCATTGCCCGTGGCGACAAGACTCTCAGCATCTGA
- a CDS encoding acetolactate synthase 3 large subunit, with protein MELLSGAEMVVRSLRDEGVKYIYGYPGGALLHIYDALFKENEVTHILVRHEQAATHMADGYARATGKPGVVLVTSGPGATNAVTGIATAYMDSIPMVVISGQVASNMVGTDAFQETDMVGISRPIVKHSFIIKHPSEIPEVIKKAFYIAQSGRPGPVVIDIPKDMGDPTQKFEYNYPKKVKLRSYSPAVRGHSGQIRKAAEMMLAAKRPIIYAGGGVIMGNAAEPLTEVARMLNVPVTNTLMGLGGYPGTDRQFVGMLGMHGSYTANLAMHHADVIFAVGARFDDRVINGETAAKFCPNAKIIHVDIDPASISKTVKADIPIVGPVDSVLTEMVAILKEIGETPNKEAQAAWWKQIEEWRGTRGLFPYNMGDGSIIKPQTVIETLCEVTNGDAFVASDVGQHQMFAAQYYRFNKPNRWINSGGLGTMGFGFPAAMGVKLNFPEADVACVTGEGSIQMNIQELSTCLQYDLPVKIVNLNNGALGMVRQWQDMQYNSRYSHSYMESLPDFVKLAEAYGHVGMRITDLKDLKPMMEEAFAMKNRLVFLDIQVDTSEHVYPMQIRGGAMRDMWLSKTERT; from the coding sequence GTGGAACTTTTATCCGGCGCTGAAATGGTCGTCCGCTCCCTGCGTGACGAAGGCGTTAAGTACATCTACGGGTACCCGGGCGGTGCCCTCCTGCATATCTACGACGCTCTCTTCAAAGAGAACGAAGTAACCCACATCCTGGTTCGCCACGAGCAGGCCGCCACCCACATGGCCGACGGCTATGCGCGCGCCACCGGCAAGCCGGGCGTGGTGCTGGTGACCTCCGGTCCCGGCGCGACCAATGCCGTCACCGGCATCGCTACCGCCTACATGGACTCCATCCCGATGGTGGTGATCTCCGGCCAGGTGGCGAGCAACATGGTCGGTACCGACGCGTTCCAGGAAACCGACATGGTCGGTATCTCCCGCCCGATCGTGAAGCACAGCTTCATCATCAAGCACCCGTCGGAAATCCCCGAGGTCATCAAGAAGGCCTTCTATATCGCCCAGTCCGGCCGTCCCGGCCCGGTGGTGATCGATATTCCGAAGGACATGGGCGATCCGACCCAGAAGTTCGAATACAACTACCCGAAGAAGGTCAAGCTCCGCTCCTACAGCCCGGCGGTCCGTGGCCACTCCGGCCAGATCCGCAAGGCTGCCGAGATGATGCTGGCTGCCAAGCGCCCGATCATCTACGCCGGTGGTGGCGTGATCATGGGCAATGCCGCCGAGCCGCTGACCGAAGTTGCGCGCATGCTCAATGTGCCGGTCACCAACACCCTGATGGGTCTGGGTGGCTATCCGGGTACCGATCGCCAGTTCGTCGGCATGCTCGGCATGCACGGCAGCTACACCGCGAACCTCGCGATGCACCACGCTGACGTGATCTTCGCTGTCGGCGCACGCTTCGACGACCGCGTGATCAACGGCGAGACCGCTGCCAAGTTCTGCCCGAACGCCAAGATCATCCACGTCGACATCGACCCGGCCTCGATCTCCAAGACGGTCAAGGCCGACATCCCGATCGTCGGCCCGGTGGACAGCGTCCTGACCGAAATGGTCGCGATCCTCAAGGAAATCGGCGAGACCCCGAACAAGGAAGCCCAGGCTGCCTGGTGGAAGCAGATCGAGGAATGGCGCGGCACCCGCGGCCTGTTCCCGTACAACATGGGCGACGGCAGCATCATCAAGCCGCAGACCGTGATCGAGACCCTCTGCGAAGTCACCAACGGTGATGCCTTCGTCGCTTCCGACGTGGGCCAGCACCAGATGTTCGCGGCGCAGTACTACCGCTTCAACAAACCCAATCGCTGGATCAACTCCGGTGGCCTGGGCACCATGGGCTTCGGCTTCCCGGCCGCCATGGGCGTGAAGCTGAACTTCCCCGAAGCCGACGTCGCCTGCGTGACCGGTGAGGGCAGCATCCAGATGAACATCCAGGAGCTGTCCACCTGCCTGCAGTACGACCTGCCGGTGAAGATCGTCAACCTGAACAACGGTGCGCTGGGCATGGTCCGCCAATGGCAGGACATGCAGTACAACAGCCGTTATTCGCACTCCTACATGGAATCGCTGCCGGACTTCGTCAAGCTGGCTGAAGCGTATGGCCACGTCGGCATGCGCATCACCGACCTGAAGGACCTGAAACCGATGATGGAAGAAGCCTTTGCGATGAAGAATCGCCTGGTCTTCCTCGACATCCAGGTCGATACCAGCGAGCACGTCTACCCGATGCAGATCCGCGGTGGTGCGATGCGCGACATGTGGCTGAGCAAGACGGAGCGTACCTGA
- a CDS encoding DUF4124 domain-containing protein, whose product MRRTIFLGSLLLVLAPTVMAAQVYKWVDAQGITHFGAQPPEGTDAATVNTNTAPPKASSNFPPPAAAKPVLPPSADEKQKAADEKVRQEVAQQEAERVQQCERLRADVAQLKNNPRVRVDDGNGDLRRITEEERQGRIAASEKSIRENCN is encoded by the coding sequence ATGCGACGGACGATTTTCCTGGGCAGCCTGCTGCTCGTACTGGCCCCGACCGTGATGGCCGCGCAGGTCTACAAGTGGGTCGATGCCCAGGGCATCACCCATTTCGGCGCTCAGCCGCCGGAAGGCACCGATGCCGCCACGGTGAACACCAATACAGCGCCGCCCAAGGCCAGCAGCAATTTCCCGCCGCCTGCCGCCGCCAAGCCGGTGCTGCCGCCCAGCGCAGACGAAAAGCAGAAGGCCGCCGACGAGAAGGTGCGTCAGGAAGTGGCGCAGCAGGAAGCCGAGCGAGTCCAGCAATGCGAGAGGCTGCGCGCCGATGTGGCCCAACTGAAGAACAACCCGCGCGTCCGCGTGGACGACGGCAATGGTGACCTGCGCCGGATCACCGAAGAGGAACGTCAGGGACGCATCGCGGCCAGCGAAAAGAGCATTCGCGAGAACTGCAACTGA
- a CDS encoding YqcC family protein translates to MDARVLAVADQLLLIERELRAIGMWGVESPSTDRLSSIEPFCVDTLALEEWLQWIFLPRMKLIIESGADLPSASGIRAIAEMAYANEGARVAALLDALGAFDQLISPAP, encoded by the coding sequence ATGGACGCCCGCGTGCTGGCCGTTGCCGATCAGTTGCTGCTGATCGAGCGGGAGCTGCGTGCGATCGGGATGTGGGGAGTCGAGAGCCCGTCGACGGACAGGCTTTCCAGCATCGAGCCCTTCTGCGTGGACACATTGGCGCTGGAGGAGTGGCTGCAGTGGATTTTCCTGCCGCGGATGAAACTGATCATCGAGAGCGGCGCGGATCTGCCCAGTGCTTCTGGCATCCGCGCCATCGCGGAAATGGCTTATGCCAATGAAGGCGCGCGCGTTGCGGCGCTGCTGGATGCGCTCGGCGCCTTCGATCAGCTGATCAGCCCGGCGCCCTGA
- a CDS encoding tetratricopeptide repeat protein, which translates to MRKAWFAASATLALLSGCASPQHGAIPVQDSGTSVSNSERVGRSGGNTQAPVRAGAGQSIPQGDSGVTVMVPQDAGMAPIQTFPAQTGAAPISTAPMTTSPGAAGSTYSSQQPISTSGGITSNGGFQSQTYQQPAYQTQQAAPSSQGSTYQGPSGIPRSNSGLSADEQLDGPVLALLTSASQQQGGGDLNGAAASLERAQRIAPREPQVLYKLAQVRLAQGDAAQAEQVALRGLSLANGRPTMQASLWDLIAKCRDQQGNAAGAAEARQKAKVTL; encoded by the coding sequence GTGAGAAAAGCTTGGTTTGCAGCGTCGGCGACTCTGGCGCTTCTGTCCGGTTGTGCGTCCCCGCAGCACGGCGCAATTCCCGTGCAGGACTCCGGTACCTCCGTCTCCAACTCGGAGCGCGTCGGTCGCAGCGGTGGCAACACCCAGGCGCCGGTACGTGCCGGAGCCGGCCAGAGCATCCCGCAGGGTGACTCCGGCGTTACCGTAATGGTTCCGCAGGATGCCGGCATGGCGCCGATCCAGACCTTCCCGGCGCAGACCGGCGCCGCGCCGATCAGCACCGCGCCGATGACCACGTCTCCGGGTGCTGCCGGCTCGACCTATTCTTCGCAGCAGCCGATTTCCACCAGTGGTGGTATCACCTCCAATGGTGGTTTCCAGTCGCAGACCTACCAGCAGCCGGCGTACCAGACCCAGCAGGCCGCGCCGTCGAGCCAGGGCAGCACCTACCAGGGGCCGTCGGGGATTCCGCGGAGCAACTCCGGCCTGTCGGCGGACGAGCAACTGGATGGTCCGGTGCTGGCGCTGCTGACCTCCGCTTCGCAGCAGCAGGGTGGTGGTGATCTGAACGGCGCTGCCGCGAGCCTGGAGCGTGCCCAGCGCATCGCGCCGCGCGAGCCGCAGGTGCTCTACAAGCTGGCTCAGGTTCGCCTGGCCCAGGGCGATGCCGCGCAAGCCGAACAGGTAGCGCTGCGTGGCCTGTCGCTGGCCAACGGTCGCCCGACCATGCAGGCCAGCCTGTGGGATTTGATCGCCAAGTGTCGTGACCAGCAGGGCAACGCTGCCGGCGCTGCCGAAGCGCGTCAGAAAGCCAAGGTGACCCTGTAA
- the mrcB gene encoding penicillin-binding protein 1B, whose amino-acid sequence MTRPRSSKPRKKSGKSSPAMRKWLGWALKLGLVGVVVLAGFAVYLDAVVQEKFSGKRWTIPAKVYARPLELFVGLKLGKDDFLRELDALGYRRETSVAGPGAVSVAGNAVDLNTRGFQFYEGAEPAQRIRVRFSGDYVAGLSRANGGDLAVARMEPLLIGGLYPAHNEDRILIKLDQVPPYLIDTLVAVEDRDFWTHHGVSIKSIARAVWVNASAGQLRQGGSTLTQQLVKNFFLTNERSLSRKLTEAMMAVLLELHYDKREILEGYLNEVFLGQDGQRSVNGFGLASQYFFSQPLSELKLPQVALLVGMVKGPSYYNPRRNPERALERRNVVLDVLAEQGVITADEAAAAKQTPLGVTRQGSMANSSYPAFLDLVKRQLREDYRDEDLTEEGLRIFTSFDPILQMKAESAVSETFKRLEGRKGVAETETAMVVTNPETGEIQALLGSRDPRFAGFNRAVDAVRPIGSLVKPAVYLTALEKPSQYTLTSYIQDQPFQVKGKDGQVWTPKNYEGTANGTIFLYQGLARSLNLSTARLGLDLGVPNVLKTLERLGVSPNWPAYPSMLLGAGALSPMQVATMYQTIASGGFNTPLRSIRSVLAADGQPLKRYPFQVQQRFDPGAIYLLQSAMQRVMREGTGRSVYNQLPASLTLAGKTGTTNDSRDSWFSGFGQDLLAVVWIGRDDNGKTPLTGATGALQIWTSFMRKANPAPLDMPMPDNVVQAWVDPHTGQGTDANCPGAVQMPYIRGSEPALGAGCGNQTPAGEVMDWVRGWLN is encoded by the coding sequence ATGACGCGTCCCCGATCTTCCAAACCTCGTAAAAAAAGCGGCAAATCGTCGCCTGCCATGCGCAAGTGGCTGGGCTGGGCTCTCAAGCTCGGTCTGGTTGGCGTGGTGGTGCTGGCCGGTTTTGCCGTGTACCTCGATGCGGTTGTCCAGGAGAAGTTCTCCGGCAAACGCTGGACCATTCCCGCCAAGGTCTATGCCCGGCCGCTGGAACTGTTCGTCGGCCTGAAACTGGGCAAGGACGACTTCCTGCGCGAGCTGGATGCCCTGGGCTATCGGCGCGAGACTTCGGTCGCAGGGCCGGGCGCGGTGTCGGTGGCCGGCAATGCCGTCGACCTGAACACACGCGGCTTCCAGTTCTATGAAGGTGCCGAGCCGGCGCAGCGCATTCGCGTGCGCTTCTCCGGCGACTATGTGGCCGGCCTGAGTCGCGCCAACGGTGGCGACCTTGCTGTCGCGCGAATGGAGCCGCTGCTGATCGGCGGCCTATACCCGGCGCACAACGAAGACCGCATCCTGATCAAGCTCGACCAGGTGCCGCCGTACCTGATCGATACCCTGGTCGCCGTGGAAGACCGTGACTTCTGGACCCACCACGGGGTTTCGATCAAGTCCATCGCCCGCGCCGTCTGGGTCAACGCCAGCGCCGGCCAGTTGCGCCAGGGTGGCAGTACGCTGACCCAGCAGCTGGTGAAGAACTTCTTCCTGACCAACGAACGCAGCCTGTCGCGCAAGCTCACCGAAGCCATGATGGCGGTGCTGCTTGAGTTGCATTACGACAAGCGTGAAATCCTTGAAGGTTACCTCAACGAGGTATTCCTCGGTCAGGACGGCCAGCGCTCGGTGAACGGCTTCGGCCTCGCCAGCCAGTACTTCTTCAGCCAGCCGCTGTCGGAGCTCAAGCTGCCGCAGGTGGCTCTGTTGGTCGGCATGGTGAAAGGGCCCTCCTATTACAACCCGCGCCGCAATCCCGAGCGTGCGCTGGAGCGCCGCAACGTCGTGCTCGACGTGCTCGCCGAGCAGGGCGTGATCACTGCCGACGAGGCCGCTGCGGCCAAGCAGACGCCGCTGGGCGTGACTCGCCAGGGCAGCATGGCCAACAGTTCCTATCCGGCGTTCCTCGACCTGGTGAAACGCCAGCTGCGCGAGGACTACCGCGACGAGGACCTGACCGAAGAAGGTCTGCGTATCTTCACCAGCTTCGACCCCATCCTGCAGATGAAGGCCGAGTCCGCCGTCAGCGAAACCTTCAAGCGTCTCGAAGGCCGCAAGGGCGTCGCCGAAACCGAAACCGCGATGGTCGTGACCAACCCGGAAACCGGTGAGATCCAGGCGTTGCTCGGCAGCCGTGACCCGCGCTTCGCCGGCTTCAACCGCGCCGTCGATGCGGTGCGGCCGATCGGTTCGCTGGTCAAGCCGGCGGTCTATCTGACCGCACTGGAAAAGCCGAGCCAGTACACCCTGACCAGCTACATCCAGGACCAGCCGTTCCAGGTGAAGGGCAAGGATGGCCAGGTCTGGACGCCGAAGAACTATGAAGGCACTGCCAACGGCACGATCTTCCTCTACCAGGGGCTGGCTCGTTCGCTGAACCTGTCCACTGCCAGGCTGGGTCTTGACCTGGGCGTGCCGAACGTTCTGAAGACGCTGGAGCGCCTGGGCGTTTCGCCGAACTGGCCGGCTTACCCGTCGATGCTGTTGGGTGCCGGTGCGCTGAGCCCTATGCAGGTGGCGACCATGTACCAGACCATCGCCAGCGGCGGCTTCAACACGCCGCTGCGCAGTATTCGCAGCGTGCTGGCGGCCGACGGGCAGCCGCTCAAGCGTTATCCGTTCCAGGTCCAGCAGCGCTTCGATCCGGGCGCCATCTACCTGCTGCAGAGCGCCATGCAGCGCGTGATGCGCGAGGGCACCGGCCGCTCCGTCTACAACCAGCTGCCGGCGTCCCTGACCCTGGCGGGCAAGACCGGCACCACCAACGACTCCCGCGATAGCTGGTTCTCCGGCTTCGGTCAGGATCTGCTGGCGGTGGTGTGGATCGGTCGCGATGACAATGGCAAGACGCCACTCACCGGTGCCACCGGTGCGTTGCAGATCTGGACCAGCTTCATGCGCAAGGCCAATCCGGCGCCGCTGGACATGCCGATGCCGGACAATGTGGTGCAGGCCTGGGTCGATCCGCATACCGGGCAGGGCACTGACGCCAACTGCCCCGGTGCAGTACAGATGCCTTATATTCGAGGAAGCGAGCCTGCGCTGGGCGCAGGTTGCGGAAACCAGACGCCGGCCGGCGAAGTCATGGACTGGGTGCGCGGCTGGTTGAACTGA